One window from the genome of Cyclobacterium amurskyense encodes:
- a CDS encoding IS91 family transposase, giving the protein METVNKRNDGTELSDILKHHRKTFLSKKGNLCTDQHKAYRDIISCRTSKMGSHTLTCNTCGDTRTSYNSCRNRHCPKCQYVKQLIWVEKLKCRLLPVRYFHIVFTVPEFLKPLFYLNQRECYRMLFASSALAVKKAASNPAFLGVESGCLSVLHTWGQSLNYHPHIHMLVPAGGPDPDHMEWVAANKKFFVPVKALAGIFRGVFMEKLRKALAERVLRLPENQMELFTDGKLLNKAAYEKIWHIHIKKTFRGAGQVLAYLGRYTHRVAISNSRILDTDGKTVKFRWKDYRDGRQKTMELSCGEFIRRFIQHILPNGFYKIRYYGILASANSKTVMEECFRLLSRIRTLSPFEGLSTYELLENILGEGLFSCSACKTGKMVFGLPEGKGKEP; this is encoded by the coding sequence ATGGAAACGGTAAACAAAAGGAATGATGGTACAGAACTTTCCGATATTCTGAAGCATCACAGGAAAACCTTTCTATCTAAAAAAGGTAATCTATGTACTGATCAGCACAAGGCCTACAGAGATATTATTTCCTGCAGGACTTCCAAAATGGGTAGCCATACCCTCACCTGTAATACCTGTGGCGATACCCGGACGAGTTACAATAGTTGCCGGAATCGACACTGCCCAAAATGCCAATATGTAAAGCAGCTTATATGGGTTGAAAAACTCAAGTGCAGGCTGCTTCCGGTAAGGTATTTTCATATTGTATTCACGGTACCCGAATTCCTCAAGCCTCTGTTTTACCTCAACCAGCGAGAATGTTACCGCATGCTCTTTGCCTCTTCGGCCCTTGCGGTGAAGAAAGCAGCCTCCAACCCAGCCTTCCTGGGAGTTGAAAGCGGTTGTCTATCAGTGCTACACACTTGGGGACAGTCCCTTAACTACCATCCACATATTCACATGCTGGTACCTGCCGGTGGACCTGATCCTGACCATATGGAGTGGGTAGCAGCCAACAAAAAGTTCTTTGTACCCGTGAAAGCCCTAGCAGGGATATTTAGAGGTGTGTTTATGGAAAAACTAAGAAAGGCTCTGGCCGAAAGAGTACTACGTCTTCCTGAAAACCAAATGGAGCTGTTTACAGACGGGAAGTTGCTCAATAAAGCCGCTTATGAAAAAATCTGGCATATACATATCAAAAAAACATTCCGCGGAGCAGGTCAGGTCCTAGCCTATCTGGGCAGATACACCCACAGGGTTGCCATCAGCAACAGCAGGATACTAGACACAGATGGAAAGACAGTAAAATTCCGGTGGAAAGACTACCGCGACGGAAGACAGAAAACGATGGAACTTAGTTGTGGAGAGTTTATAAGAAGGTTTATCCAACATATACTTCCCAACGGTTTTTACAAAATACGGTACTACGGGATTCTCGCCTCTGCCAACAGCAAGACAGTCATGGAGGAGTGTTTCAGGCTTCTTAGCAGGATAAGGACCCTTTCCCCATTTGAAGGTCTGAGCACCTACGAATTATTAGAGAATATTCTGGGGGAGGGGCTATTTAGCTGCAGTGCTTGTAAAACAGGGAAAATGGTCTTTGGACTGCCAGAAGGAAAGGGAAAGGAGCCATAA